CGTAAAATTTACTACTCCAAAGAAGATTGAAGTAATGTATCCACCGATAATTCCTACTAAGATTGGTATGACTGATAAGAAACCTCTTGTAAATAATGCTGTTATGATTGTGATTGCTAACGTTATTAGTGCGATTGCGATTGATGTTGAACTATATTTGCCGTCTGCTCCATTCATTGCCATTCCAACTGCTACTGTTGATAAGCTTAATCCGATTACGATAATTACCGGCCCAACTACGATTGGTGGTAATACTCTGAATAACCATTTCACGCCTACTTTGTTAATGATTAGTGCGATTACTGCATAGATGATACCTGTGATGAAAACTCCTACGAACGCTGCACCAGGTTCTAAATTTGTTTTCGCGTAGATCATCGGTGCGATAAAGGCGAATGATGATCCAAGGTATGATGGTACTTTGCCTCTTGTAATTAGTATGAACACGATTGTTCCAATCCCACTTGATATTAGTGCGATTGAAGGATTTATTCCGATTAAGATTGGAGCTAATACTGTCGATCCAAACATTGCGAATAAGTGTTGTAAACTTAGGAAAATCCATTGACCTATATTCGGCTTTTCATTTATCTCTAGGATAGGTTTTTGTTTTATCATGTTGTTTCCTCCAATTTTCCCAATAAAAAAACTCTTTGTGATTGTACACAAAGAGTCCAAGTGCGTTGCTTCAAATAAGGCAGCAACTAACTAGACCCTTTGTTAGCCTCTCTGGACCAAATTTAAAAGGGACTTCTATTTTTCAAATATACTTACTTTATCGTGGTCATCTGTTTCCTTTAATGCTACGACTACTTTTTCATTACTCGAAGTTGGAATATTTTTACCAACATAGTCTGCTCTTACTGGAAGCTCACGATGTCCTCGATCTACTAAAACTGCTAATTGTATTTGTGCCGGTCTACCTAGGTCCATCACAGCGTCCATTGCGGCACGAACTGTTCTACCTGTGTAAAGCACATCATCAACTAAAATTACTTTTTTGTTTGTTAGGTCAACAGGAACATTTGAACCCTTTACTAATGGTTCTTTATTTTCTGTCTTTGTTGATAAATCATCTCGATAAAGAGTAATATCTAAATCGCCCATGATTACTTCTTTACCTTCAATCTGTTTAATTCTTTCTGCAATACGTTTTGCTAGATAAACACCTCTTGTTTTAATCCCAACTAAAACAATATTTTCAATACCTTTGTTATTTTCTAGCATTTCATGTGCTATTCTTGTTAAACCACGTCTAATCGCTAATTCGTCTAAGATGATTGCTTTTTCAGTCATTTACCTTACCTCCTACTTTTATAGTGTAGAAGCAAAAAACCCTCTTGCCCAATGGACAAGAGGGTAGCGTAAAAGGATACAATTATCCCTTTTCATTTTTCCGCTTCCTTCTCAACCTCACGGGGTTGTGTTAAAGGTTCATTCAACTGTCCTCATTATGACCTATGTTACAATCATTGTCAACAGTTATCTGCGTAATTGTTCAATAATATTTTCAAGTACTTCTGGAATAGGAGCTGAAAACTCTAAATATTCATTTGTTCTTGGATGATTAAATCCTAAAACAGCTGCATGTAGTGCCTGACCATCTATATCTAATGTTTTACGTGGTCCATACTTTGGATCACCAGCTAACGGGTAACCTATGTATTTCATATGAACACGAATTTGGTGAGTACGGCCTGTTTCAAGCTGACATTCAACTAAAGTAAACTCTTCAAATCTCTCTAATACTCTAAAATGAGTCACTGCTTCTTTACTATTATCTTCGGTAACCGTCATACTTTGACGATCACTTTTATCTCGCCCTATTGGCGCATCGATTGTGCCTTCCTCATGCGGAATTACACCATGTACAATCGCAATATACTTACGTACAGAGGTTTTTTGACGTAATTGCTCTGCAAGTTTCTCATGAGCCACATCATTTTTTGCAACCATTAATAAACCTGATGTATCCTTATCGATTCGATGTACTATACCTGGTCTTAAAACACCATTAATGCCAGATAAATCTTTACAATGATACATTAAAGCGTTCACTAAAGTACCCGTTTCATGACCTAATGCAGGGTGAACTACCATTCCACGTGGTTTATTTACAACAATAACATCCGCATCCTCATAATAAACATCAAGTGGAATATTCTCAGCTATTACTTCTAACGGCTTTGGATCAGGTACTGAAACTAATATTTCATCGCCCTGTTTTACTTTATAATTACGTTTAATTTTTTCGCCGTTCACTAATACAAAATCTTCTTTTAACCATGTTTGTACTTGAGACCTTGACCACTCATCATTTTGAGTTGCAATAAACGTATCGATTCTTTCTAAATGTTGATCCTCTTGAACTGTAAAAGCAAAAACTGTCATTTCTTAACTCCTCTTTTATCTTCCAATAAAGTAATAATAAATAATAAAATAACGCCCACACAAAGTGCTGAGTCTGCGATATTAAATACAGGGAAATTATAATTAAAAATATAAACATGAATAAAATCAACTACTTCTTTACGGAAGAATCGATCAATAAAATTACCGATCGCACCACCTAAAACTAATCCTAAAGATAGACCAAGGAATCGATCTCCTTTTGCGTGCTTTTGGATAAAGTAAATCACTGCTACGACAAAGACTAAAGTAATTAAATAAAAGAAGCCCATTTTTCCTTGGAGCATCCCCCAAGCCGCTCCTTGATTGCGATGTGATGTTATGTAAAAAATATTTTTAATAATTTCAATATTTTCTCCTAAATACATCTTCTTTAAAACTGCAAGTTTTGTCAGTTGATCAATTAAAATGACAATTACCGCAATAATATATGCCATATTTATCCCCTACCTTATTAGATATCTCATCAAATTTTAGCATAGGGGAAACGTTTATACAATGAATAGTATTAGTAATGATTTCTTACAAAACTAAAATCCTCTAACGTTCGACCTGTTGGAAGCACTTTTAATTTTTCAATAGGGATCGCTTGCCCAGTTACTTCACAATAACCAAATAATCCATGGTCAATTTTTTGCAAGGCAATCTCAATATCATATAAATCATTTTGCATGTCTTCAACTAGGATATGATGTTTATTTGTCTCCTCGAAAATTGAATGTTGCTGCTCAATATCAGTAGAACTTATTGGTTCAGAAAATAAACGATGTAGCAATTCATTTTTAATTAGTTCGAGCTCTTGTTTAATATGGAAAATTTCATTGCTCCTCATCTTCTTCACTCCCAATTTTTTTATGTAAAAATACTTTTCCCTCAAAATGAAGTCCATAATAGGTGAAACTTTTTCCTTTATAGGAAATGGCTAAAGATATTTCCATTCATAATTCTGATATAAAGTAATAATAGCGCTAAGAAAGATTATTTTTTTAAACAGAAAAAGAAAACCCGCTTAGGCTTATGTCCTTTTGCGGGTTTTTTGAATAACTTTCAAAATTTTAATTAAAGATTGAATCGTATTATTAGTCTGTAAATTGTTGCGTCCAATAAGTTCCTACTTTACCTACTCCAAGTTGTTTAAAGTTAGCGCTCATAATGTTCGCTCTGTGGCCTGGTGAATTCATCCAATCAGTCATTACTTCCTTCGCAGTTGTTTGACCATGTGCGATGTTTTCTCCTTTATATCCACCATTAAAGTTTAATGTTGAATGATACATATTGTTCGCATTACTCATTGTTTGTGACCATGCTTGTGCCGTTCCGTTAAGATAGCTAGATAGTGTTAATGGCTTTAATCCGCCTTTCCCACGCTCGATATTTACTAAGTCTAAAATTTGTTGTTGTATTGAGTCATTTGAGCTAGGTGGTGTTGCTGGATTTGAAGCTGGTATAGCTGGTGTTGCTGGA
This genomic interval from Gottfriedia acidiceleris contains the following:
- the pyrR gene encoding bifunctional pyr operon transcriptional regulator/uracil phosphoribosyltransferase PyrR, with the translated sequence MTEKAIILDELAIRRGLTRIAHEMLENNKGIENIVLVGIKTRGVYLAKRIAERIKQIEGKEVIMGDLDITLYRDDLSTKTENKEPLVKGSNVPVDLTNKKVILVDDVLYTGRTVRAAMDAVMDLGRPAQIQLAVLVDRGHRELPVRADYVGKNIPTSSNEKVVVALKETDDHDKVSIFEK
- a CDS encoding TraR/DksA family transcriptional regulator, which encodes MRSNEIFHIKQELELIKNELLHRLFSEPISSTDIEQQHSIFEETNKHHILVEDMQNDLYDIEIALQKIDHGLFGYCEVTGQAIPIEKLKVLPTGRTLEDFSFVRNHY
- a CDS encoding CAP domain-containing protein is translated as MNKNIKKVTQTVLGIAIAAPMVLGFGSTYAGATSGAVTATKVAVKDKASNNARTIGYLTKNQKINYSGYNSTFVKIRYNGKTRYILKKNVKYVPPTTSTPTNPATPTIPASNPATPAIPASNPATPPSSNDSIQQQILDLVNIERGKGGLKPLTLSSYLNGTAQAWSQTMSNANNMYHSTLNFNGGYKGENIAHGQTTAKEVMTDWMNSPGHRANIMSANFKQLGVGKVGTYWTQQFTD
- a CDS encoding RluA family pseudouridine synthase, whose translation is MTVFAFTVQEDQHLERIDTFIATQNDEWSRSQVQTWLKEDFVLVNGEKIKRNYKVKQGDEILVSVPDPKPLEVIAENIPLDVYYEDADVIVVNKPRGMVVHPALGHETGTLVNALMYHCKDLSGINGVLRPGIVHRIDKDTSGLLMVAKNDVAHEKLAEQLRQKTSVRKYIAIVHGVIPHEEGTIDAPIGRDKSDRQSMTVTEDNSKEAVTHFRVLERFEEFTLVECQLETGRTHQIRVHMKYIGYPLAGDPKYGPRKTLDIDGQALHAAVLGFNHPRTNEYLEFSAPIPEVLENIIEQLRR
- the lspA gene encoding signal peptidase II, with the protein product MAYIIAVIVILIDQLTKLAVLKKMYLGENIEIIKNIFYITSHRNQGAAWGMLQGKMGFFYLITLVFVVAVIYFIQKHAKGDRFLGLSLGLVLGGAIGNFIDRFFRKEVVDFIHVYIFNYNFPVFNIADSALCVGVILLFIITLLEDKRGVKK